The Polymorphobacter megasporae genome window below encodes:
- the tkt gene encoding transketolase — protein sequence MIDQRRTMSQVHENGSARRLAIDTIRTLAMDAVQAANSGHPGTPMGLAPVGYTLWNDVLRFDPTAPDWPNRDRFVLSVGHASMLLYAILHLAGVQELDGDGVQTGNPAVSLDDIKAFRQLDSKTPGHPEYRRTTGVETTTGPLGQGCGNSVGMAIAAQALGSRFNRPDFALFDFNTYVFCGDGDMMEGVSGEAASLAGHLALSNLCWIYDSNSISIEGSTEIAFTEDVAKRFAAYGWNVIHVADANDTVAVGEALAGFAATTDRPTFIIVHSVIGYGSPRAGLASAHGEPLGMDNVRSTKRAYGWPEDAQFLVPPEVAAAFTAAVTGRGKSARREWEARLAGYGEIFPELAAEFELLRRNELPVGWNGGIPDFPADAKGMASRDAGGEVLNAIASRVLALMGGAADLSPSTKTNLTFDGAGSFEPDDYAGRNMHFGVREHAMGAIANGMTVTYLRGYTGTFLVFADYMRAPIRLAAIMAVPTIFIFTHDSIGVGEDGPTHQPIEHLATLRAIPGLNTIRPGDANEVVVAWKTALMQTHVPTAMILSRQAIPTLDRTRYAAANGLTRGGYVLGDCEGIPEIVLIGTGSELPMVVAAHEALLVEGVRSRVVSLPSWYLFEQQDAAYRYKVFPRDVRARLAVEQGGAFGWDRYVGSEGATITMSTFGASAPLAELQARYGFTIENICAVARDLIGKTR from the coding sequence ATGATCGATCAGCGTAGAACAATGTCGCAGGTTCACGAGAACGGGTCTGCGCGGCGCCTCGCGATTGATACAATTCGGACCCTCGCGATGGACGCCGTGCAGGCGGCCAATTCTGGACATCCGGGCACGCCGATGGGGCTCGCCCCCGTTGGCTACACCCTCTGGAACGATGTCCTGCGCTTCGACCCGACGGCCCCGGACTGGCCGAATCGTGATCGCTTCGTGCTGTCGGTCGGACATGCGTCAATGCTGCTTTATGCGATCTTGCACCTTGCAGGTGTGCAGGAGCTCGATGGCGACGGCGTACAGACCGGCAATCCGGCCGTCAGCTTGGACGACATCAAGGCATTCCGGCAACTCGACTCGAAAACGCCGGGCCACCCCGAGTATCGGCGCACTACGGGGGTCGAGACCACCACCGGTCCGCTTGGCCAGGGCTGCGGTAACTCGGTCGGCATGGCCATCGCGGCGCAGGCACTGGGCTCCCGATTCAACCGGCCGGACTTCGCGCTGTTCGATTTCAACACCTATGTCTTCTGTGGCGACGGCGACATGATGGAGGGTGTGTCGGGCGAGGCGGCATCGCTCGCCGGGCATCTCGCGCTGTCAAATCTTTGTTGGATTTACGACAGCAACTCGATCAGCATCGAGGGTTCGACCGAGATCGCATTCACCGAAGACGTGGCGAAGCGGTTTGCTGCTTACGGCTGGAACGTTATCCACGTCGCAGACGCTAACGACACCGTCGCGGTCGGCGAGGCGCTCGCCGGCTTCGCGGCTACCACCGATCGGCCGACTTTTATCATAGTGCATTCCGTGATCGGCTACGGCTCGCCCCGCGCCGGGCTCGCAAGCGCGCATGGTGAGCCGCTTGGCATGGACAACGTCAGATCAACGAAGCGGGCCTATGGTTGGCCCGAAGACGCGCAGTTCCTCGTGCCCCCCGAAGTCGCCGCAGCATTCACTGCGGCTGTTACCGGCCGAGGTAAGTCGGCACGGCGAGAGTGGGAAGCGCGATTGGCGGGTTACGGGGAAATCTTTCCCGAGCTGGCCGCGGAGTTCGAGCTCTTACGCCGGAATGAGCTGCCCGTCGGCTGGAACGGGGGTATCCCCGACTTTCCCGCAGATGCCAAAGGCATGGCCTCGCGAGATGCAGGCGGCGAGGTCTTGAATGCGATCGCGTCGCGTGTATTGGCGCTCATGGGCGGTGCCGCAGACCTTTCGCCTTCGACTAAGACCAACCTCACCTTTGACGGCGCGGGCTCGTTCGAACCTGACGACTATGCCGGTCGGAACATGCATTTCGGCGTCCGCGAGCACGCCATGGGGGCCATCGCCAACGGCATGACGGTCACTTACTTGCGCGGGTACACGGGCACCTTCCTCGTGTTCGCCGATTACATGCGCGCGCCAATCCGGCTGGCGGCGATCATGGCAGTGCCGACCATCTTTATCTTCACGCACGACTCGATCGGAGTCGGCGAAGACGGCCCGACGCATCAACCGATCGAACATCTTGCCACACTCCGCGCCATCCCGGGCCTCAATACGATCCGACCTGGCGACGCCAATGAAGTCGTCGTCGCGTGGAAGACGGCGCTGATGCAGACTCACGTGCCGACTGCGATGATCCTCTCAAGACAAGCGATACCGACGCTCGATCGCACCCGCTATGCCGCAGCCAATGGGCTGACGCGCGGTGGCTATGTACTCGGCGATTGCGAAGGCATCCCCGAGATCGTCCTGATCGGCACCGGCAGCGAGCTGCCGATGGTGGTCGCTGCGCACGAGGCGTTGCTGGTAGAAGGAGTTCGTTCACGCGTGGTTTCCCTGCCGAGCTGGTATCTGTTCGAGCAGCAGGATGCCGCTTACCGCTACAAGGTATTCCCCCGCGATGTCCGGGCACGGCTTGCGGTCGAGCAAGGCGGCGCCTTCGGCTGGGATCGATATGTCGGCAGCGAAGGGGCGACGATCACCATGTCGACCTTCGGCGCGTCGGCTCCACTGGCTGAACTGCAAGCGAGATACGGCTTCACGATCGAGAACATCTGCGCGGTTGCGCGCGATCTGATTGGTAAAACGCGATGA
- a CDS encoding bifunctional transaldolase/phosoglucose isomerase — translation MNRLKNLAATGQAVWLDFVDRRFLEKGDLRQLLATDGVTGVTTNPSIFEKAIGHGAAYDDEIKEFLGQTDASVTDVYESLAISDIRRAAADLRPVYDHLAGRDGYVSFEVSPYLALDTIATISEARRLWQTVGEPNLMIKVPGTTAGVPAIRQLIEDGININVTLLFDLVSYQAVAEAYLAGLEARVEKGEPIDKIASVASFFISRIDSVIDKAIDARVAAGDGEASALTAIRGKVAIASAKLAYAWHVNMIASARWQALAAHGAMPQRLLWASTGVKDVVFPDTLYIDALIGPETVNTMPPATMVAFRDHGTVQQTLVQGVDDARWIVAETARLKLDLNRVTDELVLDGVRQFADATDALLGAVAAKRVAVLDGRLNGMTAALPGLLADAVDKRLGEVRADAWSRRLWSGDATLWTGKDEGNWLGWFAAARGEQVDHAALADIQRLGRQFPDVVLLGMGGSSLGPEVLGRMFEIEGKGPHLHVLDTTDPGQIATVAAAIDPSRCLFIVSSKSGSTMEPDLLRAYFWKVSGSDGARFIAVTDPGSDLEQRATTDGFARIVRGDPAIGGRYSVMSAFGMVPAAAIGLDVGGIFAATAPMVIACGADVPPAANPGIRLGVILGEAALAGRNKLTIINSGSFEPFGSWLEQLIAESTGKQGRGILPVNMEPMGTLELYGNDRLFVHFQVQDADDLTLKAQLDTLVAAGQPLVRIMVADVGQIGQEFFRWEVATAIAGAIIGIDPFDQPDVEDAKIATRELIDAYEATGTLAAEEPIASTPDFDVFVAGNMQFAPADAAALLKLFFTSLQPGGYVGFLAYIERDAINEAAIAAMRVAVRNAHLCATVAGFGPRFLHSTGQVYKGGPDGGTFLTITRDPEPDIAVPGRRATFGTVQLAQARGDMNVLAKRGRHVLRVHLRHGGGGIAALQAAVVAAVRK, via the coding sequence ATGAACCGGCTCAAGAACCTTGCTGCAACCGGCCAAGCCGTCTGGCTCGATTTCGTCGACCGGCGCTTTCTCGAAAAAGGCGATCTGCGGCAGCTGCTTGCGACGGACGGTGTGACCGGAGTCACCACCAACCCCTCTATCTTCGAGAAGGCGATCGGTCACGGAGCCGCATACGACGACGAGATAAAAGAATTTCTCGGGCAGACCGACGCGAGTGTAACCGATGTCTACGAGAGCCTCGCGATATCCGACATCAGACGAGCCGCAGCGGACTTGCGGCCGGTCTATGATCATCTTGCCGGCCGCGATGGATACGTCAGCTTCGAGGTGTCGCCTTATCTCGCCCTCGACACCATCGCCACCATAAGCGAGGCGCGCCGGCTCTGGCAGACGGTCGGGGAACCGAATCTGATGATCAAGGTGCCGGGCACCACCGCCGGCGTCCCAGCGATCCGTCAGCTCATCGAAGATGGGATCAACATCAACGTCACCTTGCTGTTTGATCTAGTTTCTTACCAGGCGGTAGCCGAGGCCTATCTTGCCGGTCTCGAGGCACGGGTCGAGAAAGGCGAGCCGATCGACAAGATCGCCAGCGTCGCCAGCTTTTTCATCAGCCGCATTGACAGCGTTATCGACAAGGCGATCGATGCCCGCGTCGCGGCTGGCGACGGGGAGGCATCAGCGCTAACAGCGATACGCGGCAAGGTTGCGATCGCCAGTGCCAAGCTCGCTTATGCCTGGCATGTCAACATGATCGCGAGCGCTCGGTGGCAGGCACTGGCCGCTCACGGTGCCATGCCGCAACGGCTTCTTTGGGCGTCGACAGGGGTCAAGGACGTTGTTTTTCCAGACACGCTTTATATCGACGCACTGATCGGCCCCGAGACCGTCAACACGATGCCGCCCGCGACAATGGTGGCTTTCCGCGATCACGGCACCGTGCAACAGACACTTGTGCAGGGCGTCGACGATGCCCGCTGGATCGTCGCCGAGACTGCTCGGCTGAAACTCGATCTCAATCGCGTCACCGACGAACTCGTGCTCGACGGCGTCCGGCAATTCGCCGATGCAACAGACGCTCTGCTCGGCGCTGTCGCGGCCAAGCGCGTAGCCGTGCTCGATGGGCGCCTTAACGGCATGACTGCGGCACTTCCCGGCTTGCTAGCGGACGCGGTCGACAAGCGACTTGGAGAGGTGCGCGCAGACGCCTGGTCTCGGCGCCTGTGGAGTGGCGACGCAACATTGTGGACGGGCAAGGATGAAGGTAATTGGCTTGGCTGGTTCGCCGCCGCGCGCGGCGAACAGGTCGACCATGCAGCGCTCGCGGATATCCAGCGCCTCGGGCGTCAGTTCCCCGACGTCGTTCTCCTCGGAATGGGCGGCTCAAGCCTCGGCCCGGAGGTTCTCGGACGGATGTTCGAGATCGAGGGCAAGGGTCCGCATCTGCACGTGCTCGACACCACCGACCCGGGCCAGATCGCAACCGTCGCCGCGGCGATCGATCCGTCGCGTTGTCTGTTTATCGTCTCGTCAAAATCCGGATCAACGATGGAGCCGGATCTGCTGCGCGCCTATTTCTGGAAGGTATCGGGCAGTGACGGTGCGCGGTTCATCGCCGTGACCGATCCCGGATCCGACCTCGAGCAACGAGCGACGACCGACGGCTTCGCGCGCATCGTCCGCGGCGACCCGGCGATCGGCGGACGCTATTCGGTGATGTCGGCTTTTGGCATGGTGCCGGCGGCGGCTATAGGACTCGATGTCGGCGGCATCTTCGCGGCGACTGCACCCATGGTGATCGCCTGCGGGGCCGATGTCCCGCCAGCCGCCAACCCGGGCATCAGGCTCGGCGTGATCCTTGGTGAGGCGGCACTCGCAGGCCGCAACAAGTTAACGATCATAAACTCCGGAAGCTTCGAGCCGTTCGGTTCTTGGCTCGAGCAACTCATCGCAGAATCAACCGGGAAACAAGGGCGCGGAATCCTACCAGTCAATATGGAGCCGATGGGCACGCTCGAACTTTACGGAAATGACCGGTTGTTCGTTCATTTTCAGGTCCAGGACGCCGACGATCTGACGCTTAAGGCGCAGCTCGATACGCTTGTCGCGGCCGGTCAACCGCTGGTACGCATCATGGTCGCCGATGTCGGACAAATCGGACAGGAGTTTTTCCGGTGGGAGGTCGCCACTGCGATTGCCGGCGCGATCATCGGCATCGACCCCTTCGATCAGCCCGATGTCGAGGATGCCAAGATCGCAACCCGCGAGTTGATCGATGCTTACGAAGCGACGGGTACGCTGGCAGCCGAAGAGCCGATTGCCTCGACCCCCGATTTCGATGTGTTCGTCGCCGGCAACATGCAGTTCGCGCCAGCGGACGCGGCGGCCTTGCTCAAGCTGTTCTTCACCAGCCTGCAGCCTGGCGGTTATGTCGGGTTTCTCGCCTACATCGAGCGAGATGCCATAAATGAGGCGGCGATCGCGGCGATGCGCGTCGCGGTGCGCAATGCGCATCTCTGCGCTACGGTCGCCGGCTTCGGACCCCGATTCCTGCACTCGACCGGGCAAGTCTATAAGGGCGGCCCCGACGGTGGCACCTTCCTCACTATCACCCGCGATCCAGAGCCCGATATCGCCGTTCCAGGACGACGGGCGACGTTCGGCACCGTGCAGCTCGCACAGGCTCGCGGCGATATGAATGTGCTCGCCAAACGCGGCCGCCATGTGCTGCGGGTTCATCTCCGACACGGCGGCGGAGGCATTGCCGCCCTGCAAGCCGCAGTCGTGGCCGCGGTGCGCAAATGA